One Brassica napus cultivar Da-Ae chromosome A5, Da-Ae, whole genome shotgun sequence DNA window includes the following coding sequences:
- the LOC106454257 gene encoding putative FBD-associated F-box protein At1g05080, whose protein sequence is KQTKSYYIQAERQFTDDADVGKCVSYAVDHNVRELALIIPSLILLYQPKILLLPSNFYTSQTLVNLTLSFSALVVDVPSLACFPLLQTLALLNVVFKDESSHVRLLANFPALSFLHVNRYYSDNVTRFIVKVPSLKSFTYTDIHERYSAMPLVLDSPGLQHLSIFDYGGLGSIQNMPHLETAYVGHLVPQPNDKFLRSFSSVGSLHLRLMDVTTLSILLVPICDALFDVLLCLCCSM, encoded by the coding sequence aaacaaacaaaaagctaTTACATCCAAGCTGAACGCCAGTTTACGGACGATGCAGATGTTGGAAAGTGCGTCTCATATGCTGTTGACCACAACGTTCGAGAGCTAGCTCTTATTATACCATCGCTTATTTTACTATATCAACCAAAGATCCTGCTGCTACCATCGAACTTTTACACCTCCCAAACGCTAGTGAATCTGACTCTATCATTTAGTGCTCTCGTAGTTGATGTTCCTTCCCTAGCTTGCTTTCCTTTGCTTCAGACGCTGGCCCTTCTCAATGTTGTGTTTAAAGATGAAAGCTCTCATGTTAGGCTTCTGGCGAATTTCCCTGCGCTCAGTTTTTTGCATGTGAACCGATACTATAGTGACAATGTGACAAGGTTCATtgtgaaagttccttctttaaAGAGTTTTACATACACGGACATTCACGAAAGATATTCTGCTATGCCCTTGGTTTTAGACTCCCCTGGATTACAACACCTTAGTATATTTGATTATGGAGGCCTTGGCTCGATCCAGAACATGCCTCACCTTGAAACGGCTTATGTTGGTCACTTGGTTCCTCAGCCAAATGACAAGTTTCTGAGATCTTTTTCCTCTGTCGGGAGTCTCCATTTGAGATTGATGGACGTGACTACTTTGAGTATCCTTCTTGTTCCTATATGTGATGCTCTCTTTGATGTGTTGTTATGCTTATGTTGTTCAATGTAA